The Humulus lupulus chromosome 7, drHumLupu1.1, whole genome shotgun sequence region atgtgttgattattcttgcttggcagtgttcaactgtcattatgatttaaacaaaacaagtcttctaaaaactaagtgtaaatatataccggacagtgttcaactagccggtatcatgagatgaatgaccaacgtttaaataatgtttttgtagtggtcaactactgaaatatgtttgtatattttaagtgtttcacgagtagtaattgCTCGgaaaaattcggtcaagtagcaagtgatcaaggatttttcaaccctcaatcacttggggggcacatagggtatactggtttgtacttcaacacaggcaataagagcacgagcaaagatatctatttttgggctgacttgtaaatttggaagtctaaaaaggccattacGCTAATTTGTTTGACAaaacttaagtaacttagaatttttaaaaattttaagttagaaatagatattcgtgtaataatataagttatgctcataaaaagttagagcaataagagcatgaggaagtatatttagtatggacttatgaaatgtttagaatttccaagttagaaaactaaatactcatgtgaaatttaaGGCATATAGGAattttactattcacaataaagacttaaaagtttatagctagtcaaaaaagaaaagtaaagtgcaagtgTCGAAATGCTCAATCACCGAGCAAAAgtatacaaaataaaacaaactatgatAAAAACTAGTAAGACTACAACTAGTCATGCAGGTGTGCTCTAGCACGATgaggagtcactggcgtgctgctctggtgggttgatcaaccccctcctcggcttCAGCTTCTCCTCTCGCTCAGAGTaataatgtagaggaggcgatgTAGGgccaggaggattggcagcttcctcagcagcccttgTTTCACATCTAGCAAGCTCCTCTGCTTGAACCTCCTTGGTGAAAAAATCGAGCTTGAAAGGTTTATTCAGTTTCCAGACCTGATAAAAGCAGTCGAAGCTAGCCTCCTCGTAGCGAGTTAAATCAGACTCCttctcttgtttcaactcttcattctcgCTAATTAGTCCCTCATTCTCATGAGCTAACTCCTTATTCTCAAGGGTCAGCTTCTCCAGTTGAGCGGTCAAGGACTGGTTGGTTTGAACTTGCTGCTGATTCTCATCAGATAGTCTCCTAAGAGACTCTTCCCGTTCAGCCACGGTCTTCTCTGCCTACTCCAACTTGGATTTGGAGTCTTTTTCTAAGGCAGTTAGAGTCTCTACTTTAGCttgggcctccaccagttgatcatttagtaccttgatcaactccttgtaatcaacTGACCGTTGCTGGGCGTGACAAAAGGTCataagcgtctgcatgaaaaacaaaaagtcACTACAAAGCATTAACGTAAGTAACAATCTATCTTATGGTGGAGTACTTACGTGTGTCAGCTGAgcaatccctctatctaggacagCATCGACACTAAGCCGAGGAagagattcaaagctttgaatcgttgATGCATCGCGGAGGGTCTGATCAGCTGACCCCCTGAGCTTGGTATCAGCAGCTCGAAGTGCCTCGCTCAGGCCTGACGGGCCTGGGGGAGTtaggctcgctgatggaggaagtGACGAAGGAGTTAACGGTGGGAGTGCAGTCGACCCTTCGGGTTGTCTCCCTCGGTTGGGCGGAACTGGCTTCGGAATCTTCCTCGGGGGCGTGGAGCCACTTCCATCGCCAGCTTTCCTCTTTGGAGCAGAAGCAATGCACTGCCTGAACATATCTGGATCTGCAATAGAGGAAAACAcaaagttgttagagatataaacataataaaatgtagatgagtatattactactacaatttttttagtctcgaatcaccaagttattaaacGTATTCCTATGgttactagacctgagttgagaatcTGGTCAATGAACTCGTCCTCGTCGTCCGAAGATGAGCTGAGTTCTCTCTCAATCTGGatggcctttcctttcccagACTGAGCGGGAATAGCAGATCTgtgctgaggctgaggctgaggctccctaatgacaaggtctCCAGGCCTATGAGAAAACGGAGAGggtccaggagaaaactggtcagtcactgtctccgtgcccgcattggactgatcagttgtgTTGTTCTCCCtgttggtactttccaccgccatatcttGGTCACAGGGTATAAGGCCCACCATCTGTAGGTAGTCTACaatgaccaattttttcacatctttCTCCTCAGGATTCATGCTAGCCAACTTCTCTGCTCGATCAAACATCCCATCAGTAGGCAAGGGTCGCtggaatggacccgcatgtgtaaaagccaagttgttggccttaatgtcCAATGTAAGGAAATATTCTTTGTAATACTTCCCGGGGTTCGATTTGTGAGAGATACCACTAAGGTATGTCATCCCCCTTTGCCTGTGGAAGAGGTGGAAgaagcccgtgttgttgtgggtGGGATTGATCCTAAAGTCAAATAAGTAATGCACCTCGTGAGGGGTaggctcgtcccaaccatgcaGGAAGTAGAGAATGTATAATGCAGACAATGTCTGGATCCCATTCAGTGCaatctggaatggggagacattgaaataGTCCGCTATAGATCGGAAGTAGGGAtgtgttaggttcattttaggtttgttttagagatagTTTTaagttgtgtttttagttatttaggattgtttagtgcagatttatgcttgttttctttttgtttcaggttttaatggttaattacataatatggagtgaaatgagaagaaacatgttaaatatgataaatacgatggattttgtgttgattgtggagtttcaagacattatgtgtgaaaaataatacattgaagatgctcaacacacgtcatttatgctctataacgcaagtctgaaaTTTCAAGCCGCATTTTTACCATGATGTATttactttctggaaacacttctagaaatataagttgtatatatttctcttagctttccatatctttttgaatcattcaatccAGACTTATATCACGGTGGCAAACTTCTGAGAGGGTTCTCCTGAAGGAGTTGCAGTGCGGGCGTGACTGCGCTCCACTACCttctgcaccgctctgcgggcaacttgtggatcttggtcctggggaagtttgttagatttcttcaccctcaccGTCGACTGGGAAGCTTAttgaagaaactgttcctcgtggagaagatacaAGGCTGAGCGGGGAAGGATCCGCTTGAAGCGACGAAGGCGATCCTCGGGAGTGCAACTGGTGGAAGAGTGTGATGAGGAATCGTTGtttagaggagtctcgattgactgcgggaTAGAAGTGTCGGAGtctgtatggttgtcacctcccctataatcagagcgattcatctacaaaattaaataaaaaatggggaggtgagtaaccatatagaaaaaattcaacaagaacaaaatttatttttacactTAGAAATTTTTATCTAAGTGGTAAAAATATAGCACACATGGAAAAAAATAATCTTTGTGCCTAAAggtgcctaaaaagtacttgaAGTATCTAAGGTCACTAAAATCAACATGAATGGATAATTTTGGGGTTGTCCGAAGAGGCTAGCACCCATGTGTGCGTGTGTGCATGCCGAGGAGCTGTGTGTGTCCAAGTGGACACTTGGGTCCGAGGAGATGAAGCCAGCCGAGGGGCTGTGCCTAGTGCATCCGCTCGGATGCCTAAACACCCAAGAAGACGCGTCCGAGGAAATGTCCATCTGAGCAGCTGCCACGAGGAGTGCCGAAGAGCCTAGCCCCATGCGGGTCCGAGCCATGCACCTCCGAAGAGCCCAACGCCAAGCAGCCCAAAGAGACTCAATCGGACATGGAGTGTTCGAGGAATGcacatgtggtccgatcggaccacatgtttGCCCAGAAATTTAAGTGGCCGATCGGCCACTTCCCTAAAAATACCCATTTTTCATACCCAACTCTAACCATAAAACCCAATCCGAAAAAGCAAGGCCCTAGGTTCCCTAACATAAACACATTTCTTCATCCAAAGATACaaatacaagatcaaaacatggaagtggaaaagttttttcatgttcttgaaaatccactatactatcaaaaaccccaaaacccacaATCATGGTCTATGATAAATTAACCTATTTTTTTAAAAGTCCTATGaaattgaggaaaatgttgggttacccatagcataaacatcatcaaaacagccaccaaaCACATCATACAAGCATTCTTATGAGATTCATGAACAAACTCAACAAACACATATATCAATGGGGTTTCGGCCATGGCATGGGTTTTTCatggaaatttttttaaaaaagaaataacaagcatggagaagaagacttacccaagattggagaacctttgacttgCTTGGAGTTTTCTtgatgtggcagtaaaattgacaagtggcatggattagttgggtgatctggtttagcagtagcccaatacatcagtgaagagtttggactgcttgagagatgttaTAGCCAAGCCAAATACACCCaaggagaatacttgggctaagaGATCCGGTCGGACCTTATTCCGAGGAGTCCAAGTAGTGTGCttggaccttagtccgaggagtccaagtgatgggctcggaccctagtccgaggaatgCCCTAAAAGAtgggctcggaccttagtccgaggaggggCACAAGTGAtgtgctcggaccttggtccgaggaaggcACTCTAAGAGGTCCGATCAGACCATGATCCGAGGAGAAGCTCCAtgaggtgtggctcggaccttggtccgaggagagcctagGGAAAGTGCACAAGAAGTCCGGTCAGACCATGATCTGAGGAGAGCCTAGGAAAGTGTGGCTCGGACcatgatccgaggagagccaatgcATGTGTTCGGACCATGGTCTGAGGAGAGCCAATGCATGTGTTCGGACCTTGATCCAAGGAGAGCCAAGGAGAATGTGGCTCAGACCTTGGTCCGAGGGGAGTCCAAGGGGTATGGTCCATATgcatgtgtccagcatgcatatgtccaaCCAGCACTTGTATGTATCCAACATACATGTGTTCGACCAGACAACGTCAACTTCCCAGAAgcggcttcagcaagaatcggcctgggcatcgcgggaatctctcattcctcactcaaattgaagaatctgttgtattttgaatattttgtgtaatttaaatataatataaataatagaatatcccgatcctaggggatatcagtttaggatcccaagcctatatatagagggttaatgggatcagaaaaggactttttggcaatttgagatttggtctgagttctagagagagaaagtgtgttttccttgagagagaaccctttttgtattcctaaaaatttacactgaagaaactcagttgacattggttcatctgatcttgagtgtagataaagtaataaaatctctaagtggattaggctattaccgactgaacggggctgaaccactataaaaattttgtgtgttatttacttttcttgataaaactgtctgtgtcgtttaaattctcttgaaggtttgtcgttattGGTGTTCTCATATCGTTGGCTAAAACCACAGTcaacaatattttataatattattatatttcattttttaataaatttttattgttatttttttatgggtagtattataatataattatgtgatatgatatatgggtagattttataaatattaaaagatattatgatattattaatagttaaagaaaatattttaaattaatagaaaatattttaaaatatagtatTTAAATGACATAAACTGAAAAAAATAGAGGAGTTGATGTATGGTGTAATATAAaagttagaggtaaaatagaaaaatgtgtgttttagaGAGGTATTTTAAATGATGGAGTAGAGCATTTATTGTGAGTGCTCTTATAAATGAATATGTGTGGTTAGAGCACTCCCCAGGAGGTAaaatgtcttatgggtgatgtaaacttatattttacataaatgaataggatttctttatatgtagtgaaacTCTAtgcatcaagctataaatattttattatttttttataaacttttgtatatatatatgagtgtgatactattatatttaattattttatttcttaaaatgaataaaatattttaaaaaaatataatatttaaatgatgtagagaaaaaatagagaagtctATGGTATATGTAAAAGtttaaggtaaattataaaaaattatgttttggtgatgtattttgtaatacactttctctataatatttagctaaaactcacaaaaacatcttcTATCAGcttctttatacatatatttataatagctatgcacaaattccaattaatccatatctacatttacatatactttatataatattttaatattattatttttctttataagctttctctatcccatttagtatatatttattattttttttctttttcaattattttattttactttaattaataaaatatgtttaaagatataatatttaaataatgtagagaaatatatagagaagttgatgtatggtataatgtaaaacttagaggtaaaatagaaaaatttgTGTTTTGGGAAGGTATTTTAAAGAATAGAGTAGAGCACTTATTGGGAGTGCTCCAACCAGTGAGTCATATTaccaaaaattgaaaagaaaaaaaaaaaaagttaaaattaagaaaaataggtATACATTGAATGATTcattttacaaatatttttagaTACTATAAAAAGATATATCTAATATATAATATTCATCCTTCAAcacaatattttattaatttttcacttcttcttttttctcaatctttcaaaaaaatattatatttatattatatttaaatatttctAATAAATACTCTTAAAATATtctttgataataataaatttcttatttgtaattttttttttagatttattgatattttagtttatcttataaatttgggtaaatttaaattataatataactaCGTGATATTACATATGGATAGAAattgtaaatattaaaatatataagaatattattgatatagttatagaaaatatttgaaataaataaaaaaatgtttgaaaatataatatttaaatgatatagagaaaaaatagagaatttaaaatattgtatatctatcaatataataagtgtgtagataacagaaattcttggttttaacggttttttatttttttaaattattatatttaacaatagtttctaaacacttaaacttaaataaaataaattaaaaaattaaaaatatgatatttttgagatattttgcaatgataattatttaaaaataattaataattaaacaaattaaaaataagatatttttcagatattttataatgataattatttttaaataataaataattaaacaaattaaaatatgatatttttgagatgttttgcaaagataattattttaaaataataaaatcatatgttttataacttaaataaatatttaactaaacttaaactcacttattagaataatatcatattaaacatataatataatctactgtaaattaacaacaaattatttataaaaaaagaaaCTTGAAAGAAACTTAAATATAAAATTCGtgtaaaatatttaatattacattaaacatataatatatttatattcttTTGTTGTTACTTCCAAATTCATAAACTAgaataaatataaacttaaacaaaataaataaattatttaattaaaatatgatatttatttcaaaatttatataatattaatataaatttaataaaaattattaataaattctataaataaaactaagcaaacgtgcatattgtacgttttttgtaactaataatgtaaaacttatgtaaaataaaaaatatatattttaaaaaaatattttaaagaatGGGGATAGTACAGCCATTTGAGAGTGCTATAACATGTTGGAAATTTCTTTGGCAGAGActtcaaaaagagccctaccGGTAAGGCTATTTTGTATTCTCAATCCGTGGACAGTTTTCAgcacgattttttttttatgaccgtgtatattgtagttatttagagtattctgcaaattttaaaaaaattataaataatttacaatgtcgaaaactagtttaaaaacatgttattgcacgcgtgactaatttttttattcgcGTGGAAAATAGCATGTTTAAATCTAGTTTttggcactataaattatttagaattttctgaaaattacaagatgttctaaataactacaatatacactatcatacaaaaattacaccaaaaactaaattaaaaacaCAAATGAACCTTTACCGGACTCCTTTTGAAGTTCCTGCCGTATAACTCCGTAACATGTTTACTTTAGAAATATTTATGATAAAAGGCAAAATTAGGGAcgtatatttttcaaatgaaagaTGATATAAGTCAAGTGAGCTAATGAGTGAAGGATAGAGAGAGAGGTCGGTATATGAGTTGATCATATCAGTGACGTATGGCGGCTACTTGCTTTGACCGAGTCTCCTCAGCTACAAACCTAAACAGATGTGAGGCGGCGCCTATACATAAATGGTAATTAAGGTAATATGGACAAGACTCTGCATCGACATCGTCAtcactatatatttttatttatttattaaatattttatatatgttttggaTAAAATATGGACACGTAGGTAACTACGATTGGCAACAAGCTTCTTCTAACTCTAGCTATTGAAATATATCTCAATATCTTGTTTTATTTTCTATATCATGATGCACTAAATACGCAACCAATAATTGATACAAGTTAATTTAGATAAAAAGCGTAATTCTTGGATAAAGTTTTAGTAATCTATTAACATACGACAAAAACAAGAGATCTATGACTAAACTGGACATTAATTAATACCATATAATAACCACAAATTGAGCCATGATAATAATCCCCTGTAATTACTGGATAAAAACAGAAGCATACTACAACATGGTACAAATTTATGTTCTCAAGAAGAACATTTCAGATCACATGTGCATGGTGTGATACACAAAGTTCCCAAAACTTTATTTAAACTCTTAATCTTAAGCTTAACTAAGCCTTATCAGCTTTATATATAAGCAGAGTCTGTTGGGTGTATATTCTTATTAAAACCCTTGAGTTTTCTCCTCAATAATGGAGCTCAGAGGGTGATGGTGCTCATCATCACTAAGCTCATTACCACAGTCGACAAATGTGTAGCCCACTTGGAGAGAACCCTGTTGAAATCCAAATCCATCAGTGTCTAATGGCTTAAATATAGTGTTAAAGTCCAAATCTAGGCCCCCATTGCTGCACTGATCCACAATCCTTGCTGTTATGGTTGCCCCAGTTCTTGTATTCCTAAGCTGTAAATGTATATATAATCACATGATACCCAAATCAATCAAACGAAAGTTACCAAAGATTAAAAAGGTAAAGAAGAAAAAGGTATAGAGCATATGAGCATACCCTCAAACACTTTCCACAAGAGTCACGGCCCCTAGGTCCGGATGGTCCACAGAAGGCAGTCCAACCATATTTGCTGCGCCATGAGAAAGGCTTATCGGCATCCCAAGTAGAGCAAAAAGCACTAACAGCCCTCAAGTCCCAGTTGTTCTCTGCTGGATTGTAGAAATGGTATGTGGCTCGTACAACAGTTTCACTGCCGCTAGGTGGGCTTGGTCCAGGTGTTGGGCCACCCCAACAATTGCTCTGGCACCCAGCTTGGGGCGAGCAGTAATCGAAGGTGTTGCCACACCACCCGAATTTGCTGCAGCACAGCCCGTTCGGGCATTTGACGCCGCCCGCTTGGCTTCCGCATTGCTCGGCCGTAGCTCCACC contains the following coding sequences:
- the LOC133790733 gene encoding barwin-like encodes the protein MSKLSILVLVLVVLAIGGATAEQCGSQAGGVKCPNGLCCSKFGWCGNTFDYCSPQAGCQSNCWGGPTPGPSPPSGSETVVRATYHFYNPAENNWDLRAVSAFCSTWDADKPFSWRSKYGWTAFCGPSGPRGRDSCGKCLRLRNTRTGATITARIVDQCSNGGLDLDFNTIFKPLDTDGFGFQQGSLQVGYTFVDCGNELSDDEHHHPLSSIIEEKTQGF